A genomic region of Raphanus sativus cultivar WK10039 chromosome 6, ASM80110v3, whole genome shotgun sequence contains the following coding sequences:
- the LOC108807997 gene encoding replication protein A 70 kDa DNA-binding subunit A-like — MVLINDLKPFKDEWRICVKLLHSWKSKTDYGGESFECIFVDKTGKKIHASCKRSLMFRVQRDTQKGEWREVENFKISAAGGQYRPSNFQYKMTIIGDTVIRPTNYRNDNHFLSLASYEDISKGECKPYFLIDVMGHIVDLGGVAVVQLQNGENRKRVQFRLRDTSGNELACCLWGTYAEQIETHVEESKDESIICLIRFAKIKEFRGEVQITNAFDGSVLMLNPTMEEAIDFKQKLLQEDLPLALLGQTDEKSLSLNNQLIIGMRLTLDVFLRYVLLLRLSPAKSSVLLKL; from the exons ATGGTTCTTATCAATGATCTCAAGCCTTTTAAAGATGAATGGCGGATTTGTGTGAAGCTTCTTCATTCATGGAAATCAAAGACTGATTACGGAGGTGAATCTTTTGAGTGCATCTTCGTAGACAAAACG GGTAAAAAAATCCATGCTTCATGCAAAAGAAGTTTGATGTTTCGTGTTCAACGTGATACACAAAAAGGAGAATGGAGAGAGGTTGAAAACTTTAAGATTTCAGCTGCTGGAGGTCAATATAGGCCATCAAACTTTCAGTACAAAATGACTATCATTGGCGATACTGTCATAAGACCTACTAATTATCGTAATGATAATCATTTTCTCTCCCTAGCAAGTTACGAAGACATAAGTAAAGGAGAGTGCAAACCATATTTTCTAATTG ATGTTATGGGCCACATTGTCGATCTTGGAGGAGTAGCTGTTGTTCAATTACAAAATGGCGAGAACAGGAAGAGAGTTCAGTTTCGTTTGCGTGATACAAG TGGGAATGAATTGGCATGTTGCTTATGGGGGACATATGCTGAGCAAATTGAAACACATGTTGAAGAATCAAAAGATGAAAGTATTATATGCTTGATCCGCTTTGCCAAAATCAAGGAATTCAGAG GTGAAGTGCAGATCACCAACGCTTTTGATGGTTCTGTTTTGATGCTTAACCCAACCATGGAAGAGGCTATTGACTTTAAACAGAA GTTGTTGCAAGAGGATCTTCCTTTGGCTCTTTTGGGTCAAACTGATGAAAAAAGCTTATCTCTAAACAACCAGTTGATAATTGGAATGAGGTTGACATTAGATGTATTTCTGAGATATGTGTTGCTGTTGAG GCTGAGCCCTGCAAAATCGTCTGTACTATTGAAGCTATAG
- the LOC130495624 gene encoding uncharacterized protein LOC130495624, with the protein MLDTDKPLFYCEVCRGNTSTVTPKYKLHVFVKDDTGSCHLMLLDSVAKTIIGDEAKELWDGSYPEIEDPELIPISVRNLVGKSFCFGISIKSDNITNGSDTFKVSEVFCLDQNREISEDVSTPYSKRKEGDAELNDPCSTSKKLCSKSIKIEKIKED; encoded by the exons ATGCTTGATACTGATAAGCCACTATTCTATTGTGAAGTGTGTCGTGGAAACACATCTACTGTCACACCCAA GTATAAGCTTCATGTGTTTGTGAAAGATGACACTGGGTCATGCCACTTAATGTTACTTGATAGTGTGGCTAAAACTATCATTGGTGATGAAGCTAAAGAGCTTTGGGATGGTTCCTATCCTGAG atTGAAGATCCAGAGCTTATTCCTATTTCAGTCAGAAACTTGGTTGGAAAATCGTTTTGTTTTGGTATTTCCATCAAAAGTGATAATATAACCAATGGATCAGATACCTTTAAGGTCTCTGAG GTTTTCTGCCTTGATCAGAACAGAGAGATTTCAGAAGATGTTTCAACTCCTTATTCCAAGCGTAAGGAAGGAGATGCTGAGCTTAATGATCCATGTTCTACATCTAAGAAGCTTTGTTCTAAGAGTATCAAGATTGAGAAGATTAAGGAAGATTAG